Within the Bacillus pumilus genome, the region AAGAGGAAAAACAGCAATTAGCTGATATGATTGAATTCGTCAAAAATAGTCAAGATGCTGAAATGGCTGAAAAGTATGGACTCAGACCCGGCGTTGGACTCGCTGCTCCGCAAATTAACATTAGTAAACGAATGATCGCTGTTCACTGTGAGGATGAAGATGGAGAGGAATACAGCTATGCCCTTTTCAACCCACGCATTGTCAGTCATTCTGTCAAAAGAGCTTATTTAACGACAGGTGAAGGCTGCTTATCTGTTGATGAAGCCATTCCTGGATTTGTCCCTCGATACCAAAAAATCAGGGTGAAGGCCACAACGCTTGAAGGTGAGGACATTGATATTCGCCTAAAAGGGTTCCCAGCCATTGTGTTTCAGCATGAAATCGACCATTTAAACGGCATTATGTTTTATGATCATATTCAAAAGGATCAGCCATTCGCTGAGCCAGACAACTCTGTTGCGATCGGCAGATCATAAAATAAAAAGAAGACCCAATAACCTATGGGTCTTCTTTCAGACCGTAGACAAACCCCACCTTTACTTCAAGTAAAAGTGGGGTTTTCGCATTTTTTTGAAAAAACATCATGTGTTTTACGCTGGACACGGTACTTTCCATGTCCAGTTTGCTAGCTTTTTAAGGTTCATGGCAGCGAAAGTAAGCATCGCTTGCATTGAAACTTTTTTTAGTCCACGAATTTTCGTCCAACGCATACCATGCTTTTCTTTTGCATCCGCAAAAACGCGTTCAATCGTTTCTTTCCGTTTTGCGTAGATGCTCTTATTTATTTCAGTGAGTCTCAGATTGTCTGCTTCATCTAGGTAATCCTGCCAAATATGCCGATGAATTTGTTTGGTGTGGTTTTGACTTTGGGTACAGTTATCTAAAAACGAGCAGGACTCACATACTTCTGAATCGGATGCATATTGCTTATAGCCTTCTCTAGTCGTTGTACGATAAGAGAGAATTTGCCCGTTGGGGCAAATGTAACAATCAAAATATGCATATCAGGTTGATAGGTCTGAGGTGGAAGCGTGGTGACACGTGGAGCTGACAGATACTAATAGATCGAGGACTTAACCTATATTCTATTGTGAAGTTTGAACATTGTTATCTAGTTTTGAGAGAACATTTTTTAAATATCTCTTGATTTATTTTCAATACATAGTATAATATCTTTTGTCACTAAATTGTCTGGTGATGATGGCGAAGAGGTCACACCCGTTCCCATACCGAACACGGAAGTTAAGCTCTTCAGCGCCGATGGTAGTTGGGGGTCTCCCCCTGTGAGAGTAGGACATCGCCAGGCTTTCTTCATTCCGCAGTAGCTCAGTGGTAGAGCTATCGGCTGTTAACCGATCGGTCGTAGGTTCGAATCCTACCTGCGGAGCCAATTTGGAGAGCTGTCCGAGTGGCCGAAGGAGCACGATTGGAAATCGTGTAGGCGGTAACCCCGTCTCAAGGGTTCGAATCCCTTGCTCTCCGCCACAATTTACATAATAGAGGGCCCGTTGGTCAAGCGGTTAAGACACCGCCCTTTCACGGCGGTAACACGGGTTCGAATCCCGTACGGGTCACCATTTTACAGAATATACACCAGTGTTTTTTATTTGGAGGATTAGCTCAGCTGGGAGAGCATCTGCCTTACAAGCAGAGGGTCGGCGGTTCGAGCCCGTCATCCTCCACCATATCTTTTATATCATCGCGGGGTGGAGCAGTTCGGTAGCTCGTCGGGCTCATAACCCGAAGGTCGCAGGTTCAAATCCTGCCCCCGCAACCAAATAATTTTATACAACCAAAATGGTCCGGTAGTTCAGTTGGTTAGAATGCCTGCCTGTCACGCAGGAGGTCGCGGGTTCGAGTCCCGTCCGGACCGCCATTTTTAAAAAGAATACATGGCTCGGTAGCTCAGTTGGTAGAGCAACGGACTGAAAATCCGTGTGTCGGCGGTTCGATTCCGTCCCGAGCCACCACTATTTGCCGGTGTAGCTCAATTGGTAGAGCAACTGACTTGTAATCAGTAGGTTGGGGGTTCAAGTCCTCTTGCCGGCACTGTTTTTCATATGTGGAGGGGTAGCGAAGTGGCTAAACGCGGCGGACTGTAAATCCGCTCCCTCCGGGTTCGGCGGTTCGAATCCGCCCCCCTCCACCATTTTTTCATAGGGGCATAGTTTAAAGGTAGAACAGAGGTCTCCAAAACCTCCGGTGTGGGTTCGATTCCTACTGCCCCTGCCAATTTTCTTAATATGATTCATAACATCTATGGCGGTTGTGGCGAAGTGGTTAACGCACCAGATTGTGGCTCTGGCACTCGTGGGTTCGATTCCCATCAATCGCCCCATTTTATTATTGGGCTATAGCCAAGCGGTAAGGCAACGGACTTTGACTCCGTCATGCGTTGGTTCGAATCCAGCTAGCCCAGTTAATTTGCGGAAGTAGTTCAGTGGTAGAACACCACCTTGCCAAGGTGGGGGTCGCGGGTTCGAATCCCGTCTTCCGCTCCAATAATGGCGGCATAGCCAAGTGGTAAGGCAGAGGTCTGCAAAACCTTTATCCCCGGTTCAAATCCGGGTGTCGCCTTTTTGAAAAGACTGCCGGGGTGGTGGAATTGGCAGACACACAGGACTTAAAATCCTGCGGTAGGTGACTACCGTGCCGGTTCAAGTCCGGCCCTCGGCACCATGTTTTTAATTATAAGTTGCGCTCTTTAATGATCATGCCGGTGTGGCGGAATTGGCAGACGCGCACGACTCAAAATCGTGTTCCTCACGGAGTGCCGGTTCGACCCCGGCCACCGGTATCTACTTTTAGATATTCTTTATGATCGTCAAGTACAGAAGAATAAAGGAATATCTACGTTTCAAACGTCTTTCTACAAATTGTAGGAGGGCGTTTTTTTATTTGTTTTTTAGCTGATTTTTCACACGAAAAAATTTCTTCAAATCGTGTTCAAAGGAAATTAACTTTTACTTTAATGATGGTTACCTTATGATTAAACTAAAGAGGCAGGATAATTGAAGAAGGATTGTATAAATTGTACATAGGTGGTGTTGTAATGATTACGGTTAAAAATGCTGAAAGTTATCTTAAAGATAGCATTGGTGAAGATATCGATGATATAAAAAAGGTTTGGGAAACATTTAAAGCTTTTTCAAAGGAGACTGTTGAGGGCCAAGAAGATAAAGAAATTTTATTTCAGTGTGGTGTCTATAATTTTACAGGAGAGGAACTATTTCATTTTGACTTGGTACGTCAGTTTACAGTTTATGAAGAAGATGATTATTCACACATGGAACAACTGCACTGTGAATTTTTATTTAAACCAACAAGCGAGTTAAAAAAGTTAAAGGTGGTAGAAGAATGGTCAATGGATTATGACGATATAGATCATTTTTTTAATCATATTGAAAGTATTCATGAGTTTACAATACCTTTGAGTTTAAAGCCGATAAAATTAGACATATACCAAGAAGAACTTTAATTCTTATTTTATTAAGAGGTGCTTTACTTTAAAAGGGGATACCGTGCCTTTTTGGAATAATTGATCGCGGAGTGCCGGTTTGACCCCAGCCACCAGTATCTATTAAAAGTTTCATAATCGGTTTTTACCGTCAACCTAACGTTCCACCCTCGTGGTGAAGCGTTTTTTTGTGGTTTAAAAGAGTTATTTAAATAAAAAATAGAAACCTATTAGAAAATAAAGAGTATGTACTTCTTTTAGCAGATTAATCTTTAGATGATTTGCAACATTTGATAAGATACATTTAATCATGGAAGGAAACAAAACGGTGTAGCACATTCACATCAAACAGTGCACTTTCTTTGAATAACTAAATGAATATTTGTGGGTACATTCACATCTTTAGCTGACATCATCATTGTGACCCAGTTTGAGGGGGAGAATTTATGAAAAAACAAAATAATCATGAGGAGTTATTGAAAGGTGGAAATGTCTCGAACGTTTATCGTTCGGGAGATACGGTTCGTCGAGAAGTAAAGTCAGACAATATCAATATACGAAAGCTGCTGAAACATTTAGAAAAAAAGAATTTCTCCTATGCTCCAAAGTTTTTAGGGGTTGATGAAAAAGGCCGAGAGATCTTGTCCTTCATTGAAGGTGTAGCCGGTCATGATCCCTTAGAAGAATACATGTGCTCTCACAATGCTTTAAAAGAAATAGCGAGAATGCTTAGACGGTATCATGATGCTATTTGTGATTTTCCCATTTCAGACGATTGGGAACGAATGGACAATACGCCTAACAACATAGAGGTTGTGTGCCATAATGATTTTGCGATGTACAACATTATTTTCAAAGATAAAAAGCCAGTGGGGATCATTGATTTTGATGTAGCTGCTCCGGGTCCAAGACTTTGGGATATCGCTTATACCCTTTATACATGTGTGCCTCTCAGTAGATTTTTTCGCAATGAAGCGGGGGAGATCGTTCATTATCACGCATTAGAACATGCAGGCCATATAAAGTATAGAGTCAACCTGTTTTTTGAAGCTTATGGTGAGAAAATAGCAGAAGGTTATGTGGAGATGGTGCTGCTGCGTTTAAAAGGGTTATGTCAGTACATGAAACGAAAAGCGAGTGACGGGGATATTGCTTTTCAAAAAATGATTGATGAGGGGCACCTTGAACATTATCAAAAAGACATACAATTCATTCATGAACACAGAAAAGAATGGGTTTGAGGATGCCAAGGGCCCTCTAAAAGAGAAGGAACAATTAGGTGTTTATACCACTCTTATCACGCTTACGTAAGAGACTAAAAGAAATTGACTTTATCTAGACCTAAAGTTATTTTTGAAATAGAGAAGATATGAAGGGGGCTGGAATTGTTGTTTGAAGTGATCGTTTATGATAAAGCAAAATATCATTATGATGGGGATTTTCCAAAGGACTTATCTATTGAACAAGCCTTCGTACATACAGGCATGTTTTTGGGTTGGATCATTGATAATGATTTGTTCAGTGAAGAATTTGAAGAAGACATTGAGGGTGAAATTCAAAAATTTAAATCACGAGAAGTGACAGGGACTCAAATTTATATGGACTGTGATGGAGTGTTTTCAAATGATATGCTGAATGATGAAGGAAATGAATTTGCCCAAGATTATTTCGATTTTGAAAATGGGTTGTATTTAGATGACTACGAGGAGACATTTCCAGAAGCTGAAGATGTATATGATGTTAAAGATAGTTGGGAGAACTACGAAAAAATCAAAAAAGTGATTCAAAAACGTTATTTAGATTGGGTAAATCAGCGTTAAGACATCAGATTTATGATTCAATTATAAATGAGTAATAGAATGTTAAAAAGGCGGAGTTGTTAACTTGCAAATGAAGACAATTTTACAGACCATCATTGAAGACGAGAGGTCACATGATTATCCGCTTTTTAGACAGTACTGTGTGAAGAAAGAACAGGGTCTGCGTAAAGATGCGTTAAAGGTTCTCCAGTTATTTGTTGAAGAGATGAATGAGAATGAATTTGCAGCACGGCGTTCATTTGTTGCTTGGCTATTTGAGAAAATTGAACGGTGTGACGATGGTCATCATGTGCTTGTGTATCCATTGATCATTGGGGTGATTCAGCCTGTTCTGCAAGAGTGGGAGAAGGTTGATCCGTTTGATGTGAGACCGTATCGCTGGCAAGGCTTGTTTGTGCAACAGGGAGAAGGGCTGCCCTATTTATTGAAAGCACTAGAGCTTGGAGGCAGCAAGGAGCAGCGTGTCATTTTTCAAATTTGCGAAACCTATTTATCTGCTTTATGGTATTCGTATCATCATATACATGAAGATCTTTATTTAAGCACCTATGAGAAAGACCAAGAGCGAATTCAAGGTATTGAAGATGTCATGATGCTGATTGAAGATAAGAGGATTCGCACTAATGTTGAAAAACAAGTAGCCTATTATGGTCAGCTTTTATCAGACTGGATGGAATTTCAGCAAACGGAGACAAGAGGTTTTATGAAATGGTGTGCGGAGCGTCAGAAGCCGTATGAGTGGGTAGAGGCTTTTTATTATCAACAATAGGTGAGGAAACGGCAGAGTTCATTCTGCCGTTTCTTTATGCCATATTCGCTCTATTTCTACATGATCTGGTTTGTAATATGTCAGGACATAGACATCTGGATTGCTTAGTTTCTCCCACTCTTTGAATCCAATCGTGGGATCGGCGTGTTTAAGAAGCAAGCTCATGATATTGCCATGTGTGACAAATAGCGTATGATCTTTTTCTGAATTTATTTGTTCGTAGAGTACTTCTACAATGCGATTCATGGCTTCAAGGCTTGATTCTCCGCCCTCACAAGTCAAATGTAAGTCCGTAAAACTGCGCTTTAGTTTCTCATACCAATCGTCTATTGGTTTGCGGCTTAGCACACGTTCAGAAAGACGCTGATCAATTTTGACTCTGAGTTGTTTTGCATGAGCAAGAGGTTCAGAGGTTTGGATCGCTCGCTTATAGGGACTTGAGATGATCTGGTTGAGATGGATGCTGGAAAAGAACTGTGCTAGTGCGTGAGATTGTGCGATGCCTTGTGGCGTTAAAGACGCATCCTCGGATTGTCCATTGGCTTGGCAGTGTCTAACAATATAATATGTTTTCATAGGTCACACCTTTCATCGAGTATAAAAAAATCATCCAGGATTGGATGAGGATAGGTTCATTTGTTCGGGTCTATTTCTTTATAGGGATCTGTGAGCTTCGAGGTGAGGTCTAAGTTGAACAAAAAATCATCTACGGTGTCTGTGCCAAAGGGAAGTGCGGAGAAGTTAATTGGGATGCTGTCTTCTTGTTTTTCAGAGGTGACCTGCTGTGTTTGCTGCTTTTTTTTCCAGTACTTAAACAAGCGCATGTGAAGCCCCCTTTTCTATGAAAAAGATGGATTTATACATAATATACGGGGAGAGTTGTCCAAGCGTCAAATGTTTTTTTCATAAGAATATATGAAAAGAGCCACACAGGATAGTGCGGCTCTTACATAGCACGATGTAATGCTTTTAGCAATTTGCGTTCGCATTTTAAGTTGTATCGCTTGCGATGGAGTTTATTCGTGTTACATCTGCCAATGACGTGTCTGACATCTTGATGATAAATGATAAGTTGTCTGTAAGCTGGATTATTTAATAATGCATGAAACCAGCTATACCTTTTGAGCTCGCTTGCGTTTCGAGAAATATCCTCTTCATCTACCTGTAGAAAAGGAATATACACAGCTAGTGAGAAGATATCAAAAATGAATCCCATGTTAATTCCTCCTTCCATATTATTTCCTACGCTTAGAAGGAGGGAAGGTTTCATTCAATCAAACTTTAAAAACAATCCCAATGCATAAACCATTCTTTTGTGTCTTTGTCGTAATAGAAATACATCGTGCCGTTATCACCAATCATAAACCGAGGTTTTTCTTCTGAGGCGATTTGTAGCATGAATTCGCCTGGTTGATGATGGGGTGGGGATTGAATATATGCGCCATACCCACCAATTTTTGTGAATGAATAATTGGTGTATTGATCAAAGAAGTGTTCTGTCGCTGCATCACTTTCATTTACTTCTGATAAATCGACGTATGACCACGCTTCTTCCCAGCAAGGGTGGTCTTCTTGCTCACTTTTCTTCCATTGAATTTGAAAGGGTTTTAATCCTCTCACTTCTTCGGGAGTCTCAACTACTTCTAATCCATCCATAGTTGAATATTCAATGAGTTTCCAGCCTTCGCCGTTTTTGGTGATATCTATCGGAAGTGCTTTCTGATTGAGAAAGATTTGAATCAATTTACATTCATTGAATCCGTTTAATCCTCCTGGCACTTCAGGTAAATGAATTTGTAAGATCGGAATCATGGCACCATCTTCATCTATGGGCCAGCCTTGAGCAGGGTGGATGAAGAAATGACCGGCCAGCTGTGTGCTGTTGGATCAGGACGAAAGCCACCAATCTTAGCCATGACGGGTGTTTTTCCTATTTGTTTTAATTCATGAAAAGCTTTGATCTCCATTACTTACCCCTCCAATCTTTAGCCTGCAATGTGAGCGTCATGAAAGGTGCCATTGATATTACCTGAGACAATGATGACATGTCCCCAAAATAAATCACCGTCGTGACAGTAGACCTCAAACTCTCCATCTGGGTAGGCATGCAAGCTTTCGAGTGAGATGCGGCTTATAAAGTGATCCAGCGTAAGCTCTTCTTGTGTTTCGGCGGAGTCATCTTGTGCCTGCCAGTCTTTAGCTAGTTCAATCAGTTGATTTGCT harbors:
- the def gene encoding peptide deformylase; the encoded protein is MITMEDIVRDGHPVLRQTAEAVELPPTEEEKQQLADMIEFVKNSQDAEMAEKYGLRPGVGLAAPQINISKRMIAVHCEDEDGEEYSYALFNPRIVSHSVKRAYLTTGEGCLSVDEAIPGFVPRYQKIRVKATTLEGEDIDIRLKGFPAIVFQHEIDHLNGIMFYDHIQKDQPFAEPDNSVAIGRS
- a CDS encoding phosphotransferase — encoded protein: MKKQNNHEELLKGGNVSNVYRSGDTVRREVKSDNINIRKLLKHLEKKNFSYAPKFLGVDEKGREILSFIEGVAGHDPLEEYMCSHNALKEIARMLRRYHDAICDFPISDDWERMDNTPNNIEVVCHNDFAMYNIIFKDKKPVGIIDFDVAAPGPRLWDIAYTLYTCVPLSRFFRNEAGEIVHYHALEHAGHIKYRVNLFFEAYGEKIAEGYVEMVLLRLKGLCQYMKRKASDGDIAFQKMIDEGHLEHYQKDIQFIHEHRKEWV
- a CDS encoding histidine phosphatase family protein, translated to MKTYYIVRHCQANGQSEDASLTPQGIAQSHALAQFFSSIHLNQIISSPYKRAIQTSEPLAHAKQLRVKIDQRLSERVLSRKPIDDWYEKLKRSFTDLHLTCEGGESSLEAMNRIVEVLYEQINSEKDHTLFVTHGNIMSLLLKHADPTIGFKEWEKLSNPDVYVLTYYKPDHVEIERIWHKETAE
- a CDS encoding DUF1963 domain-containing protein, which produces MAGHFFIHPAQGWPIDEDGAMIPILQIHLPEVPGGLNGFNECKLIQIFLNQKALPIDITKNGEGWKLIEYSTMDGLEVVETPEEVRGLKPFQIQWKKSEQEDHPCWEEAWSYVDLSEVNESDAATEHFFDQYTNYSFTKIGGYGAYIQSPPHHQPGEFMLQIASEEKPRFMIGDNGTMYFYYDKDTKEWFMHWDCF